Proteins encoded together in one Microbacterium sp. zg-Y625 window:
- a CDS encoding MMPL family transporter produces MANLLFRLGRFSARRAWTVIVGWLVVLGLAGGAFLAFGGSLASSFGIPGTETERVNDQLSDTFPDLTGASATAVFTAIDGAELTGEQQREVSALLQEVADIEGVAAVTDPFEVEAERATQAEQLETGRDQLQDGMAALDAAQAQLTAGQQQLDAAIAQAQAAGFYDMAAAQFDQQQAQLDAAAAEIEAGRTQIAEQTQQLDEGAALMSLADEIRVVSADGATALAAIQFDQTMFDLPESTKGEVADLLDGADIPGVEVDYSSTIAATTEGLIGVGEIVGVAIAGLVLLIMMRALLPAVTPLISSVVGVGVGVAGSLAFSDVVEMASVTPILGVMLGLAVGIDYSLFIMNRHRRQMLAGMSVPESVGLANGTAGNAVVFAGSTVIVALAALLVTGIPFLGVMGIVGAVCVLIAVLVSVTLTPALLGLIGMRVLTRKARATVGHPDHTSPEITPMRTSRAVGAAALAVIALLIVAIPALSMRLGLPDGSSEATDTPQYRAYTTVAEEFGAGQNGPLLVVAETPEPVAEADEVATQVKLGTILADQDDVVAVAPVAVSDDGRVFAFQVIPAEGPNSESTEELVHELRDMSPVDGGVTLGVAGQASGNIDVSQKLADALPVYLAVVVGLSLLIMILVFRSLLVPLIATAGYVLSLFAALGAVTAIYQWGWLADLFGVHDPGPVLSFAPIIIMGVLFGLAMDYQLFLVSGMREAYVHGLPARAAVVAGVRGGRAVVTAAAIIMIAVFGGFVFSHLGMVRPLGFGLAIGVLFDAFVVRMMLVPALMHLCGNAAWWLPKWLDRIMPDVDVEGAALEREHPVHGVAAPEPAQR; encoded by the coding sequence ATCTCCTCTTCCGGCTGGGTCGCTTCAGCGCTCGACGCGCCTGGACCGTCATCGTGGGCTGGCTTGTCGTCCTCGGCCTCGCCGGCGGGGCCTTCCTCGCCTTCGGCGGCTCGCTGGCATCCAGCTTCGGCATTCCCGGCACCGAGACCGAACGCGTCAACGACCAGCTCTCCGACACCTTCCCCGACCTGACCGGCGCGAGCGCGACGGCGGTGTTCACCGCCATCGACGGCGCGGAACTGACCGGCGAGCAGCAGCGAGAGGTGTCGGCGCTGCTGCAGGAGGTCGCCGACATCGAGGGCGTCGCCGCCGTCACCGACCCCTTCGAGGTCGAGGCGGAGCGCGCGACGCAGGCCGAGCAGCTCGAGACCGGCCGCGACCAGCTGCAGGACGGCATGGCCGCGCTCGACGCCGCCCAGGCGCAGCTGACGGCCGGTCAGCAGCAGCTGGATGCCGCCATCGCGCAGGCCCAGGCGGCGGGCTTCTACGACATGGCCGCCGCGCAGTTCGACCAGCAGCAGGCGCAGCTGGACGCCGCCGCCGCAGAGATCGAGGCGGGCCGCACCCAGATCGCGGAGCAGACGCAGCAGCTCGACGAGGGCGCGGCCCTCATGAGCCTCGCCGATGAGATCCGAGTCGTCTCCGCCGACGGCGCGACCGCGCTCGCGGCGATCCAGTTCGACCAGACGATGTTCGACCTGCCCGAGTCGACGAAGGGTGAGGTCGCCGACCTGCTCGACGGCGCCGACATCCCCGGCGTCGAGGTGGACTACTCCTCGACGATCGCCGCGACGACCGAAGGGCTCATCGGGGTCGGCGAGATCGTGGGCGTCGCCATCGCGGGCCTCGTGCTCCTCATCATGATGCGGGCTCTGCTCCCGGCCGTCACGCCGCTCATCAGCTCCGTCGTGGGCGTGGGCGTCGGCGTCGCCGGTTCCCTCGCCTTCTCGGACGTGGTCGAGATGGCATCGGTCACGCCCATCCTGGGTGTCATGCTCGGCCTCGCCGTGGGCATCGACTATTCGCTGTTCATCATGAACCGGCATCGCCGGCAGATGCTGGCGGGCATGTCCGTTCCGGAGTCGGTGGGGCTGGCCAACGGCACCGCGGGCAACGCCGTGGTGTTCGCCGGGTCGACCGTGATCGTGGCGCTGGCGGCGCTGCTGGTCACCGGCATCCCGTTCCTCGGCGTCATGGGCATCGTCGGCGCAGTGTGCGTGCTCATCGCGGTGCTCGTCTCGGTCACCCTGACCCCCGCGCTCCTCGGTCTCATCGGCATGCGGGTGCTGACCCGCAAGGCGCGTGCGACCGTGGGGCACCCCGACCACACCAGCCCCGAGATCACGCCCATGCGCACCTCCCGCGCGGTCGGGGCCGCGGCGCTCGCCGTCATCGCGCTCCTCATCGTGGCGATCCCGGCGCTGTCGATGCGCCTGGGACTGCCCGACGGCTCCAGCGAGGCCACCGACACCCCGCAGTACCGCGCGTACACGACGGTGGCGGAGGAGTTCGGCGCGGGACAGAACGGCCCCCTCCTCGTCGTGGCCGAGACCCCGGAACCGGTCGCGGAGGCTGATGAGGTCGCGACGCAGGTGAAGCTCGGAACGATCCTCGCCGACCAGGACGACGTGGTGGCGGTGGCCCCGGTCGCCGTCTCGGACGACGGGCGGGTGTTCGCGTTCCAGGTCATCCCCGCCGAAGGCCCCAACAGCGAGAGCACAGAAGAGCTCGTGCACGAGCTGCGCGACATGTCGCCCGTGGACGGCGGGGTCACCCTCGGCGTTGCGGGCCAGGCCTCGGGCAACATCGACGTCTCGCAGAAGCTCGCCGACGCGCTGCCGGTCTACCTCGCCGTCGTCGTTGGCCTGTCCCTCCTCATCATGATCCTCGTCTTCCGCTCGCTGCTGGTGCCGCTCATCGCCACGGCGGGGTACGTCCTGTCGCTGTTCGCGGCGCTGGGCGCGGTCACCGCGATCTACCAGTGGGGCTGGCTGGCGGACCTCTTCGGCGTGCACGACCCTGGCCCCGTGCTGAGCTTCGCGCCGATCATCATCATGGGCGTGCTGTTCGGGCTCGCCATGGACTACCAGCTCTTCCTGGTGTCCGGCATGCGCGAGGCCTACGTGCACGGACTGCCGGCACGCGCCGCCGTCGTGGCCGGGGTGCGCGGCGGCAGGGCGGTGGTCACCGCGGCGGCCATCATCATGATCGCCGTGTTCGGCGGCTTCGTCTTCAGCCACCTCGGCATGGTGCGCCCCCTCGGCTTCGGCCTCGCGATCGGCGTGCTGTTCGACGCCTTCGTCGTGCGCATGATGCTCGTCCCCGCACTCATGCACCTGTGCGGGAACGCCGCCTGGTGGCTGCCGAAGTGGCTCGACCGCATCATGCCCGACGTCGATGTGGAGGGCGCGGCGCTCGAGCGCGAGCACCCCGTCCACGGCGTCGCGGCGCCCGAGCCGGCGCAGCGGTAG
- a CDS encoding alanine/glycine:cation symporter family protein → MDAVNDAVLAAGDSLWTWAVLPILAVLGVYFTVRSGVVQLRLIPEMFRTLGDRTPRSEDGTPQSVSAFQAFTLSAASRVGVGNIAGVGTAIAIGGPGAVFWMWTMAFIGGASSFVESTLGQLFKVRDADGFRGGPAYYMQYGLKARWMGIVFAVILIVCFPFAFSSLQANTISATVSSSFGGDVSWVPWVVGAALAALTGLVVFGGLRRIAHVTQAVVPAMALAYLLLGLVVVAFNIERLPEVFVSIYAQAFGFNEVVGATLGVIIMNGVKRGMFSNEAGLGSVPNASATAAVTHPVKQGLVQTLGVYFDTLLVCSITAFIILVSTPDLEGAERGIGLTQDAIVGTLGPWSNAILSIIIFLLAFSSILGNYYYGESNIEFISPKRRFLQTYRALVVLVVFLGSIASADLIWNTADGIMGIMALVNLVAIALLSGLAFRLLRDYTQQRRAGRDPVFTRDRLPGVTGISCWEDEHTVTGVIPVVTGDRHPHR, encoded by the coding sequence ATGGATGCCGTGAACGATGCCGTCCTCGCCGCCGGCGATTCCCTCTGGACCTGGGCGGTGCTCCCCATCCTCGCGGTGCTCGGGGTGTACTTCACCGTGCGCTCCGGGGTCGTGCAGCTGCGCCTCATCCCGGAGATGTTCCGCACCCTCGGGGATCGCACGCCCCGCTCCGAGGACGGCACCCCGCAGTCGGTGTCGGCGTTCCAGGCGTTCACTCTCTCCGCGGCATCCCGCGTGGGTGTCGGCAACATCGCCGGCGTCGGCACCGCCATCGCCATCGGCGGTCCCGGTGCGGTGTTCTGGATGTGGACGATGGCGTTCATCGGCGGCGCGTCGAGCTTCGTCGAGTCCACCCTCGGCCAGCTGTTCAAGGTGCGCGACGCCGACGGCTTCCGTGGCGGCCCCGCGTACTACATGCAGTACGGGCTCAAGGCGCGGTGGATGGGGATCGTCTTCGCCGTGATCCTCATCGTCTGCTTCCCGTTCGCCTTCAGCTCGCTGCAGGCCAACACCATCAGCGCGACCGTGTCGTCGAGCTTCGGCGGCGACGTCTCGTGGGTGCCGTGGGTGGTCGGCGCGGCACTGGCGGCCCTCACCGGCCTCGTGGTGTTCGGAGGTCTCCGCCGCATCGCCCACGTCACCCAGGCCGTGGTGCCCGCGATGGCGCTGGCCTACCTGCTGCTGGGTCTGGTCGTGGTCGCCTTCAACATCGAACGGCTCCCCGAGGTCTTCGTGTCGATCTACGCCCAGGCGTTCGGCTTCAACGAGGTGGTCGGCGCGACGCTCGGCGTCATCATCATGAACGGCGTCAAGCGCGGGATGTTCTCCAACGAGGCCGGACTCGGCTCGGTGCCGAACGCCAGCGCGACCGCGGCCGTGACGCACCCTGTCAAGCAGGGCCTGGTGCAGACGCTGGGCGTCTACTTCGACACGCTGCTGGTGTGCTCCATCACGGCTTTCATCATCCTCGTCTCGACGCCCGACCTCGAAGGCGCCGAGCGGGGCATCGGGCTGACCCAGGATGCCATCGTGGGGACCCTCGGCCCCTGGTCGAACGCGATCCTCAGCATCATCATCTTCCTGCTGGCGTTCAGCTCGATCCTCGGGAACTACTACTACGGCGAGTCGAACATCGAGTTCATCTCACCGAAGCGGCGCTTCCTGCAGACGTACCGCGCACTGGTGGTGCTCGTGGTGTTCCTCGGATCCATCGCCTCGGCCGACCTCATCTGGAACACCGCCGACGGCATCATGGGCATCATGGCGCTGGTGAACCTCGTGGCGATCGCCCTGCTGTCGGGGCTCGCGTTCCGGCTGCTGCGCGACTACACCCAGCAGCGCCGCGCGGGCCGGGACCCGGTCTTCACGCGCGATCGCCTTCCTGGCGTCACCGGCATCTCGTGCTGGGAGGACGAGCACACCGTCACCGGGGTGATCCCCGTGGTCACGGGCGACAGGCACCCGCACCGCTGA